DNA sequence from the Solea solea chromosome 12, fSolSol10.1, whole genome shotgun sequence genome:
gtcgtccaaaatgtgacaaatatgtcacagtttagtacgtcgtccaaaatgtgacaaaatgtcatagtttagtacgtcgtccaaaatgtgacaaaaatgtcacagtttagtatgtcgtccaaaatgtgacaaaatttcacagtttagtacgtcgtccaaaatgtgacaaaaatgtcacagtttagtacgtcgtccaaaatgtgacaaaaatgtcacagtttagtacgtcgtccaaaatgtgacaaaatttcacagtttagtacgtcgtccaaaatgtgacaaaaatttcacagtttagtacgtcgtccaaaatgtgacaaaaatgtcacagtttagtacgtcgtccaaaatgtgacaaaaatgtcacagtttagtacgtcgtccaaaatgtgacaaaaatgtcacagtttagtacgtcgtccaaaatgtgacaaaaatgtcacagtttagtatgtcgtccaaaatgtatccatctatctatctatctatctatctatctgggggtggagtggctcagtggttaagaccagtaccctgttTGTGGAAGACATCATTttcgcaagtttgactccacccctggctgactGTACttaattccattgtaagtcgctttggataaaagtgtctgctccatgacatgtaatgatatatctatctatcatttGTGCTTTTCACACCACACCATGTTGCTGGACTGGTGTATtatttagaataataataacaaggcATTAGTTTGACGTGCAGCTGTGCCGACAGAGGTCAGggctgggacacacacacacacgcacacacaatatTTGAATGGACTCTGCATTATATTACTGTTGTTTGTCCGTCTGTCCCCATGAATGTGTTGTTTAACAGCAAGAGCGATATTATATGTGCGATGAATCGTCAGATACACTCTCAAACTAAGCATTTCTTAAACTCCctcatctttctttttgtcttattttaaaaaTCTTGGATTCATTTCACCTTGACTTAAACctattttctgtttaaattattcattaaatgactcctttttaaaacctttaatctttttaatgtttgaatCTCCCACTTTTTAACAGTTTGTTAATGATTGTAATTGTTaccactgtgttgttttcttacatgtctttctctctgttgttccgttgtgaatgagtgtgaggTCAGGTGGAGCAGAGGTCACCTGAGGTCACTGACCTTTGAGGtaagttgtgtttgtgatgtgggGTTATATCAATAAAACTGACTTGACCGGACTTGACAGTGTCCTGTGGTAACCGCAGTCAGTTTATTGAACTGTGAGCATATTCATGGCTGTTTTGATGCATTTAGGGGAtggcaagacacacacacacgcacacacacgcacacacacacacacacacacacgcacgcagggATATGTCATGTCATGGTGAACTTGACAAATGTGGCATGGTTTGGAGTTTCCTGATCACCTGTCCTTTCGTCTGTAGTCTCATTGGTCTGCAGATCATTCTCTCCCCTGTTAGACAACCCCAGGTCCAGGAacagttttgttctttttattcatATAAGCTTAGATTCGCTACACTTTACCattagtttttaaataaaaaaagattagaCAGTTAAATTAAGTATTTTTGTGCTACCAAGTAATATAATTCTGTTCAGTAAGGCCTCCATCACTgtcatatgtaaaaaaaataagcgCACCATTTCCAGACACAGTGACATCTGGTGGATTCTTTTTAGTATAACATGCCTCAATCATGAGGTAGAGATGGCTCAGTAAGGTTGAGTTTAGTTAGGCACTCAAATGAGCTAAAGTTAAAgataagacctggttttagggttaggtttagaattgggtttaggttaaggttagggtaaggggttaggaaATGTGtgatgtcaatgatgtgtcctcactaagatatgaaatatcttgtgtgtgtgttactcatgTTGTGTACACAATCACATTATGGAGACTTGTCTGGCTTTTGGGGACAAACATCAACtctccataatgtaaatgatttcattttaatgtgaaggaCATGCTGTAtggatgaggtgtgtgtgtgtgtgcgtgcgtgcgagCCATCATTATCACTAACACAGTTTAAAGAATGTCTCACTCATAAACCACGTGAGCGTCCACATTAAAAAGTCCGACCTCAGACCGTGACATTTGACTGGTGTTTTATTTCCCAGATGGTGCGACTGTAAAAACAGAGTTAGACCAGAATATCACTTCCAGGCAGTTTAGAGAAGGACACTTGACACATGAAGATGTAGAGACGTGGAATATTTACAGCACATTCATTTTAagttaaataacacattaaaattCAAGTCATAATGATGATTATAAAGACGTATAAAGTGCTTTCATGCGTTTCTATAAGAATATCTACGATAACAAGAGTTATGCTGAcgtggcacacacacagacaaaagcaCCAGCCTACATTAATGAAGCAGTAAATAAACAATTAAGGCTCAAAAATTATGAAAAtcaaaatattgtttaaaaaaaagcactctGTGGTCGAGTTTGTAGAGTTGTCCGCTCTCTGGTTCACATTTTAAGCTGGTGAAGACATTCGATGTGTTAAGACGTGTGCAGACAGATCATGGATTAGTGTGAGTGGTTTATTTTGACTGACTGTGTGCACTGTGGGGAACACAGGGGTGAAGGGTTAACTGGGTTTGACTGGTAGTTTATTCCTGGTTTCCATTCACACTGAAGCAAAGCTACTTGTTTGCAGAGGGAGCAAATGGATTAGCTCAGATCAGAAGGATCAGAAGTGATGACGACAGCAGACATTAGTTGCACACTTTGACCGAGGCTTCTCTGACATCACACTTTTCCTCCGACACACTTAGTGTCTAAAAATATTGTGTACATGCCTTGGACTACAATGTCCCAGCAAACAAGTGTGTGGTAACGGCTTAAATCAATCTCCTGTTTGCTTTGAACAACCCTGAAGTGATGCATACAAAGAATCCACTTCATTATCACTCACTTTTCCATAATACAGGTCTAGCACCACACGACTCCACTCGACTGGGTTTGGTATCAgacacgtcgttttccattactgggctcatcatagcacggctgcgcgaaactgctgtgatgttgttttatacgcgacacaaacgcAAACTAACGACaggcaaagcagttcttttaggtgtactgaatcattagaatcattaaaaagatttgttcagtcctgtatgaccggagcacagactcggtctgacacagtcactgaactgaaatatggctgaaaaatggaaaagaacgagtagagtcgagtcgagccgagtcgtgctagaactgtgtaatgAAAAAGTGCCATTATAAAGTCATACTAGGATTCTACCCATTTGAATCATTGGTAGGATCCATAAAGTTGACTCATCACAGTAAGCATTCCCtcatgggttcaattcccagctccgcTAATCTACAAGCCGATGTGTCCTTAACACTTagccccacgttgctcctgacaagTGTGATGGGTATGAAAAATgtaatgtgctgcacatagatacataaatacactgtgtgagtgaatgggtgaatggcgaAACTCTAGTGTTAAGCAGCTTTACACGACTAGAGAATccacaatataaacacagaccatttaccatttgttAGCAGAGTTGCATTCCTATCAATAATGTGTTGTCATGGTAGTTTTTTTGGCCTCCGAGCAAATGAGCaaactgaatttatttttgAACCTAACCAATAATGCTAAAACTCTGCTAAAGTATGTCCACTAATAGCAGATGCAGATGAGTTTTGCAGCCTTTTACTCAAGATTTCTGTCTATATAATTCCAacaacatgcataaaatgacaCTATGATTTATTTAACTGGAAATGGCCAATTTACCTAATCAAAATAATAAgaggtgttacagaaatggctgtaaaatgaacagaaacattaatATTATCACTTAAGGGTGTGAGTGGCCTGCTAGAATAggctaaatgtatttatttagtccTTTTTATCACATAATCAATGTTTTCACATGttaatgtgttgtattttgCTCTGACCACATTATAATGTGAGAGATAAGGCACTGCTTAGCACTTTTTTACCACAAGTGTTTTCCCTTTGCTGCAGAATTATCAGTGATTATGTTTGTTATCTTATCTTTTTGATGCCCTGTTGACCTTCACCTTGTAAATTAAGGTaaatgcacgatattggacttgtTACTGATATACGATATGCCAATATatcaaatatacatatacatgtatgtatatacatacacttcCCCCCCTGCATCCAattgcagaggtcatttagtatcttctgtagtgaaattaacatacatgttttcatactcatgtcacagcagatgtatatattttttatcactatgcaaaaataaatgaacataaaaaaacaatagttgttGAGGCcgccagcatagaagtcaaggaggtagcagcctattcagcctactgttctagtcattagtcatatcaggGTGTCATGATCGCCAATatccaataaaacattttatagcCATTATCGGCCAATAATATCGAGCATCCCTAGTAAAACTTGATGTAGAGTTAATATTTACCATTTAAAGGTCGGGTGATACTTCTCTTATCCCCCTCTTACGTTgcattacttttcttttttttatctttttaccGAACAATAGAATAAGACCTAAATTGCAAAGAAACACAATAATCCTACGCACAAACATCAAAAGCCTTATTCTCAGGTTTTGTCATGTTACTGTTGCAATAACATCTGGGTTTCTTAAAGGCGTGTTGCCAGAGTTTCGGTGTTAGCCGTAGCTGTGAGGACTGCGAGGGTTGACGGGGGAGGAGTCTTCCCTCCCACTCTGTCCAATCAGCTGGTAGAGACGGTGGCTGAGGTTCTGAACCTGACAGGTGCCTAAGACGCACCCCACCCTCATCAGGTGGCTGTGGCTCCTCCCACCAGCGGCATGGCGCCGACCTCTTGAACCGCGCAGGTGAGCCGGTGCTTCCTGCAGCAACAACGGATCAGACCATGTGAGCGGGGCCTCTTTGTGCAGCAGTGCTTTCCATGAGAAATGTCTGTTGTGTCCTGGTGTGATGTGGTTGTCAACGGTAACAGAGAGGTCAGACACAGGAGGCATGGCGGTAACGTGAGGGGAAGATTTGGGGGGTTTGGAAGTTCTGGCTAAACTCAGCCTGtaatacacagagagagagagaacattttagaacagacacacacaaacttgtttttatatcttagtgggGACACCAGGCACACAGACATCATGCATTCCCTGGCCTTTTACCCTAACCCCAacataaacctaattctaaaaCCCTAAAAACCATGTCTTAATCCTGAAAAAGCACGTTAAAGTTGTGGGAGCCAGACAAAGATAGATTTGTAGGTTTTTTTGACTGTACAAAGATTTaagtacacacgcacacacacacacgcacacgcacaaacacacacacacacagagatagcATATACATGAATCCTGCTTAGGTTTCTCAATGAAACTGGATCCAGATGTAAGATGAAATGCCTAACAGGAAGTCAGGCTTGTCCGAAGGGAATATTGTCTTTACTCAATCTCCAGTCTCAAAAACCACAAAGAGTTgattgaagaaaacaaatgtgagaAGGAAAGATAGAAGGAGAGCTGGACAGTGTGGTGAGAACTGCTTCTGTCACTGGGGAGGATTCACACTGGCAATCATGCTCTCTATGTGTGTGAGCTGTTAATCGATGTCCTGCGCTGATGATTTCTTTGGTGAACCAGCCCAGAGGTCAATGGTTGCACTGACAAAAAGCATTTACACTCATGTTTTTGTGGCAGGCTCTACCTCCTTTTGCACCTTGTACTCAGCCTGCTTTGCACCTTCCAAGAAAATCATGTGCATAACAATTCcctaaaatacagattttttttgtttttccatggtacccagtgttttttttacctgctctaaaaatcctgaaaatgtgttaatttccatcatttagcaaagaaatttcttaaatattgttatttaacagaggagtctggtgtatttagtgacagcactgctgaaagcggGCAATCATGAGCCAAATCCCAACTttttcagtggtatttcagatCAGTTCAGTACTGTTAAACTAAACTCTCTCAACATTCACTGTTTTGCTGATCCAAAAATTGGCCCGtgttgtgcaaaagtcttaggccaccatttgatttgttttagcTGTGCCATCATGACCATGCAGTATAATTATGTGATTATTTCCAATCACTTGATCAGAACACATCCAGagaatacaggaaacatgtatgcagatttaaaataacacatttttaaagtgtgAGTCCTTACCTGACctccctggctctcttaaaactgGAGAAGAACCCCAATTATTGTCATTGGTAAAACTTGTGTttgaccaactttcagtcacatcattctaaTCTAAATGCCAATAGTCAAAGAATtcgacagacataaaaacaacaaagcaaacaGTTAATGGTGCTTTTAgacagtactgtatgtatgacatGTACTGGATTAAACTGACATATTGTAGATGCTCTCCTCTGggtaaaatattacaaaaagtaGAGCCCCTTACATGTGAAAAGGGCTTGAGACTGCACACATGTTCACGTGGACCTGCAGAAGACAGTTAAAGAGTAATGAGCTGTTTTCTCGTACACGTTAGTCAATAACTGACATTTTAGTGTTGAAACCGACTAAAATGCCAATTAGGGACCTCTAGACATTGTTCTGCTTCCTGTACTTATCCAGACCAAAGTGGTTCAAACTGACTGTCAACCAACAACTGACACTGTCATCCACTCATCAGCACAACTAAATGTTGTGTTAATCAACTACAGTGTGTGAGCTGACACAGAGTACAGGACAGGAGGGAAACTCGctgttgtctgttttattttaacttttttttatctttaacgTTTTGTCTTGACTTTTGTGGaaacctaaatctgtttacacagtcacaccCTGgtgacttgtcttccttatatGGACAAAAAGCAACTCCCCATAACATAATATTATTACAGTTTatggtgaagacatgttgtatggttgggatgaggttagggttagggttaggttaaggttaccCCAAACAAATATGGATTCTTCATTGTCTAATTCACTCCAAACATGAATAATTAACATTATGATGAATTGGTGGC
Encoded proteins:
- the adm2b gene encoding protein ADM2; translation: MCALLPAWLWLLLGLLPVEVQTRALTLQSLSHRHRLSLARTSKPPKSSPHVTAMPPVSDLSVTVDNHITPGHNRHFSWKALLHKEAPLTWSDPLLLQEAPAHLRGSRGRRHAAGGRSHSHLMRVGCVLGTCQVQNLSHRLYQLIGQSGREDSSPVNPRSPHSYG